The Methylorubrum populi genome contains a region encoding:
- a CDS encoding transposase, which yields MTQAGIELVRAERRRRWTRAEKERLVAASFEPGVSTSDVARRAGLHVSQLFRWRKLLCERVGAPTPALVPVVIAPTPAAMTVEPGREPNRGRRSGGVIEIDLGRGRRVRVGSDVDAAALRRVLDALEGR from the coding sequence ATGACCCAGGCGGGTATCGAACTGGTGAGAGCCGAGCGGCGTCGACGCTGGACGCGGGCGGAGAAGGAGCGGTTGGTTGCCGCTTCGTTTGAACCGGGTGTGTCGACCTCGGATGTCGCCCGCCGGGCCGGTCTCCACGTCAGTCAGCTGTTCCGCTGGCGCAAGTTGCTGTGCGAGCGTGTCGGTGCTCCCACGCCAGCGCTAGTCCCCGTCGTGATCGCTCCCACGCCCGCCGCGATGACGGTCGAGCCTGGTCGAGAGCCCAACCGCGGCCGTCGCTCCGGCGGGGTGATCGAGATCGATCTCGGCAGAGGCCGGCGCGTTCGGGTCGGCTCCGACGTCGATGCCGCGGCGCTTCGGCGGGTGCTCGACGCCCTGGAGGGCCGATGA
- the tnpB gene encoding IS66 family insertion sequence element accessory protein TnpB (TnpB, as the term is used for proteins encoded by IS66 family insertion elements, is considered an accessory protein, since TnpC, encoded by a neighboring gene, is a DDE family transposase.), translating into MIPLPANVRVWLATGHTDMRKGFSSLGLIVQETLKRDPHGGHLFVFRGRRGDLIKVIWHDGQGACLYTKRLDRGRFLWPSVADGAVTISTAQLGYLLSGIDWRMPQESWRPSALG; encoded by the coding sequence ATGATCCCGCTGCCGGCCAACGTGCGGGTTTGGCTGGCCACTGGCCACACCGACATGCGCAAAGGCTTTTCCAGTTTGGGCCTGATCGTCCAGGAGACGCTCAAGCGCGATCCCCATGGCGGGCATCTGTTCGTGTTCCGCGGACGGCGCGGCGACCTGATCAAGGTGATCTGGCACGATGGCCAGGGCGCGTGTCTCTACACAAAGCGGCTCGACCGCGGCCGTTTCCTGTGGCCCTCGGTGGCGGATGGAGCCGTGACGATCTCGACGGCGCAACTCGGCTACCTGCTCTCGGGTATCGACTGGCGGATGCCGCAGGAGAGCTGGCGTCCGAGCGCTCTCGGCTGA